The Bacteroides acidifaciens genome includes a region encoding these proteins:
- the serC gene encoding 3-phosphoserine/phosphohydroxythreonine transaminase, translating into MKKHNFNAGPSILPREVIEDTAKAILDFNGSGLSIMEISHRAKDFQPVVDEAVALFKELLNIPEGYSVLFLGGGASMEFCMVPYNFLEKKAAYLNTGVWAKKAMKEAKGFGEVVEVASSAEATYTYIPKDYTIPTDADYFHITTNNTIYGTELKSDLDSPVPMIADMSSDIFSRPIDVSKYICIYGGAQKNLAPAGVTFVIVKNDAVGKVSRYIPSMLNYQTHIDGGSMFNTPPVLPIYSAMLNLRWIKAQGGVKEMERRAIEKADMLYAEIDRNKLFVGTAAKEDRSRMNICFVMAPEYKDLEADFMKFATEKGMVGIKGHRSVGGFRASCYNAMPKESVQALIDCMQEFEKLH; encoded by the coding sequence ATGAAAAAGCATAATTTCAATGCAGGACCTTCCATTCTTCCGCGTGAAGTAATAGAAGACACAGCGAAGGCTATTTTAGATTTCAACGGCTCTGGTCTTTCTATTATGGAAATCAGCCACCGTGCCAAAGACTTCCAACCTGTGGTTGACGAAGCAGTGGCATTATTCAAGGAATTACTCAATATTCCCGAAGGTTATTCGGTACTGTTCCTGGGTGGTGGTGCTAGTATGGAGTTCTGCATGGTGCCCTATAACTTCCTTGAAAAAAAGGCTGCTTATCTCAACACTGGTGTATGGGCAAAAAAAGCAATGAAAGAAGCTAAGGGGTTTGGTGAAGTTGTAGAGGTCGCTTCTTCTGCTGAAGCTACATATACTTATATCCCAAAAGATTACACAATCCCGACAGATGCAGATTATTTCCACATCACTACTAACAACACGATTTACGGTACGGAATTGAAGAGTGATCTTGATTCGCCGGTTCCGATGATTGCCGATATGTCTTCTGATATTTTCTCACGTCCGATTGACGTTTCCAAGTATATTTGTATTTACGGTGGTGCTCAGAAAAACCTGGCTCCTGCGGGCGTTACGTTTGTTATCGTGAAGAATGATGCAGTAGGTAAGGTGTCACGTTACATTCCGTCAATGTTGAACTATCAGACTCATATTGATGGTGGTTCTATGTTCAACACTCCGCCGGTATTGCCTATCTATTCTGCCATGCTGAACCTTCGTTGGATTAAAGCTCAGGGTGGCGTGAAAGAAATGGAACGCCGTGCCATCGAAAAGGCGGATATGCTGTATGCGGAAATTGACCGCAATAAATTGTTCGTAGGTACTGCTGCCAAGGAAGACCGTTCACGCATGAACATCTGTTTCGTAATGGCTCCCGAATACAAAGACCTTGAGGCTGACTTTATGAAGTTTGCTACCGAAAAGGGTATGGTAGGTATCAAGGGACACCGTTCTGTGGGTGGTTTCCGTGCATCTTGCTACAACGCTATGCCGAAAGAAAGTGTACAGGCTTTGATTGATTGTATGCAGGAATTTGAAAAACTTCATTAA
- a CDS encoding DEAD/DEAH box helicase translates to MLEKNEIIQSALRNLKIEELNPMQEASLEQATGRKDVILLSPTGSGKTLAYLLPLLLTLKPDDGNVQVLILVPSRELALQIDNVFKAMGTSWKTCCCYGGHPIAEEKKSILGNHPAIIIGTPGRITDHLSKGNFNPATIETLIIDEFDKALEFGFHDEMAGIITQLPGLKKRMLLSATDAEEIPEFAGLNRTVKLNFLPDAAEEQESRLTLMKVLSPVKDKIDTLYNLLCTLGSSSSIVFCNHRDAVDRVQKLLADKKLSAERFHGGMEQPDRERALYKFRNGSCHVLISTDLAARGLDIPEIGHIIHYHLPVNEEAFTHRNGRTARWDATGTSYLILHEEEKLPAYIPEDMETVALPENPSRPPKSVWTTIYIGKGKKEKLSRMDIAGFLYKKGNLTREDVGAIDVKEHYAFVAVRRAKVKQLLNLIQGEKIKGMKTIIEEAK, encoded by the coding sequence ATGTTAGAGAAAAATGAAATTATACAGTCGGCTCTTCGCAACTTGAAGATTGAAGAGCTGAACCCGATGCAGGAAGCTTCACTTGAACAAGCTACCGGAAGGAAAGATGTTATATTATTGTCACCGACAGGGTCGGGCAAGACACTGGCTTATCTGTTGCCTTTATTGCTTACCCTGAAACCGGACGACGGTAATGTGCAGGTCTTGATTCTGGTTCCTTCGCGTGAGCTGGCTTTGCAAATCGACAACGTGTTTAAAGCCATGGGAACTTCCTGGAAAACATGTTGTTGCTACGGCGGACATCCCATCGCGGAAGAAAAGAAGAGTATTCTGGGGAATCATCCCGCCATTATTATCGGTACTCCGGGACGTATTACCGATCATTTGTCAAAGGGAAATTTCAATCCCGCAACCATTGAAACTTTAATCATTGATGAATTCGACAAGGCTCTGGAATTCGGTTTCCATGATGAAATGGCGGGGATTATCACCCAACTTCCGGGACTGAAAAAGCGTATGTTGCTTTCGGCTACGGACGCTGAAGAGATTCCCGAATTCGCAGGACTGAACCGGACGGTCAAGTTGAATTTCCTGCCGGACGCTGCCGAAGAACAGGAATCCCGCCTGACGTTGATGAAGGTGCTTTCTCCGGTGAAAGACAAGATTGATACTTTATATAATCTGCTTTGTACGTTGGGAAGCAGTTCGAGCATTGTCTTTTGTAATCACCGGGATGCGGTGGACCGTGTGCAGAAGTTGTTGGCGGATAAGAAACTGTCTGCCGAACGTTTTCATGGCGGCATGGAACAACCGGATCGTGAACGCGCATTATATAAATTCCGTAACGGCAGTTGCCATGTGTTGATTTCTACTGATTTGGCTGCCCGCGGGCTGGATATTCCGGAGATTGGGCATATCATCCATTATCATCTTCCGGTGAATGAGGAAGCCTTTACACACCGGAACGGACGTACGGCGCGCTGGGATGCTACGGGAACGTCTTATCTGATTCTTCATGAGGAAGAAAAGCTGCCCGCTTATATCCCTGAAGATATGGAAACGGTTGCATTGCCTGAAAATCCGTCCCGTCCGCCGAAGTCAGTCTGGACTACCATATATATAGGTAAAGGGAAGAAGGAGAAACTGAGCCGGATGGATATTGCCGGATTCCTGTATAAGAAAGGGAACTTGACCCGTGAAGATGTGGGGGCAATTGATGTGAAGGAACATTATGCGTTCGTTGCCGTCCGGCGTGCAAAGGTCAAGCAACTATTGAACCTGATTCAAGGCGAAAAGATTAAAGGAATGAAGACTATTATTGAAGAAGCTAAATAA
- the nqrF gene encoding NADH:ubiquinone reductase (Na(+)-transporting) subunit F → MDMNLILASIGVFLVVILLLVVILLVAKNFLVPSGNVKLTINGEKELEVASGSTLLNTLSVNGVFLSSACGGKGSCGQCKCQVLEGGGEILPSEVPHFSRKQQQDHWRLGCQVKVKSDMSIKIDESVLGVKEWECEVISNKNVATFIKEFIVALPKGEHMDFVPGSYAQIKIPKFSMDYDKDIDKGLIGDEYLPAWEKFGLLGLKCKNDEETIRAYSMANYPAEGDRIMLTVRIATPPFKPKEQGPGFMDVMPGIASSYIFTLKPGDKVTMSGPYGDFHPIFDSNKEMMWIGGGAGMAPLRAQIMHLTKTLHTTDRKMSYFYGARALNEVFYLEDFLQIEKDFPNFTFHLALDRPDPAADAAGVKYTPGFVHNVIYETYLKNHEAPEDIEYYMCGPGPMSKAVEKMLDDLGVPAQNLMFDNFGG, encoded by the coding sequence ATGGATATGAATTTAATATTAGCGAGCATTGGGGTATTCCTTGTTGTTATCCTGCTGCTTGTTGTTATCCTGTTGGTTGCCAAGAATTTTCTGGTACCGTCAGGTAACGTGAAACTGACAATCAACGGTGAAAAGGAACTGGAAGTGGCTTCCGGCTCTACTTTGCTGAATACGCTGTCTGTAAACGGAGTATTCCTGTCATCCGCTTGTGGTGGTAAGGGTTCTTGCGGACAGTGCAAATGCCAGGTGCTCGAAGGGGGCGGCGAAATCCTGCCTTCCGAGGTTCCTCACTTCAGCCGCAAACAGCAGCAAGACCACTGGCGTCTGGGCTGTCAGGTGAAAGTGAAAAGTGATATGTCTATCAAGATTGACGAATCTGTACTCGGCGTGAAAGAGTGGGAGTGCGAAGTTATCTCCAACAAGAACGTGGCTACGTTTATCAAGGAGTTTATCGTGGCTCTGCCTAAGGGCGAACACATGGACTTTGTCCCGGGGTCTTACGCACAGATTAAGATTCCTAAATTCTCAATGGACTATGACAAGGATATCGACAAGGGCCTGATTGGTGACGAGTATCTGCCTGCATGGGAGAAATTCGGTCTGCTGGGCTTGAAATGTAAGAACGATGAGGAAACGATTCGTGCTTACTCTATGGCCAACTATCCTGCCGAAGGTGACCGCATCATGCTGACAGTACGTATCGCTACTCCGCCGTTCAAACCGAAAGAACAGGGGCCAGGATTTATGGATGTAATGCCGGGTATCGCTTCTTCTTATATCTTCACTCTGAAACCGGGTGACAAAGTAACCATGAGCGGTCCTTACGGAGACTTCCACCCGATTTTTGATTCCAACAAGGAAATGATGTGGATTGGTGGTGGTGCCGGTATGGCTCCGTTGCGTGCGCAAATCATGCACTTGACGAAGACTTTGCATACTACAGACCGTAAGATGTCTTACTTCTACGGTGCCCGTGCACTGAACGAGGTGTTCTATCTGGAAGACTTCCTGCAAATCGAAAAAGACTTCCCGAACTTCACATTCCACCTGGCTCTCGACCGTCCGGATCCTGCTGCCGATGCTGCGGGCGTGAAGTACACTCCGGGCTTCGTTCACAACGTAATTTATGAAACTTACTTGAAGAACCACGAAGCTCCTGAAGATATTGAATACTACATGTGTGGTCCTGGCCCGATGTCGAAGGCTGTTGAGAAGATGCTCGATGACCTTGGCGTACCGGCTCAGAACTTGATGTTCGATAACTTCGGCGGATAA
- the nqrE gene encoding NADH:ubiquinone reductase (Na(+)-transporting) subunit E: MEHLLSLFVRSIFVDNMIFAFFLGMCSYLAVSKNVKTAVGLGIAVTFVLLVTLPVNYLLQTRVLAANAIIEGVDLSFLSFILFIAVIAGIVQLVEMVVERFSPSLYASLGIFLPLIAVNCAIMGASLFMQQRINLGPSDPKYIGGIADALAYALGSGIGWLLAIVGLAAIREKMAYSDVPAPLKGLGITFITVGLMAIAFMCFSGLNI; encoded by the coding sequence ATGGAACATTTATTAAGTTTATTCGTCCGCTCTATCTTTGTGGACAACATGATATTCGCGTTCTTCCTCGGTATGTGCTCATACCTGGCTGTATCGAAGAATGTGAAGACTGCCGTAGGACTGGGTATCGCCGTAACTTTCGTGTTGCTGGTGACGCTGCCGGTCAACTATCTGTTGCAAACCAGGGTGCTGGCTGCCAACGCTATCATTGAAGGCGTCGACCTCAGCTTCCTGAGTTTTATTCTTTTTATTGCCGTTATTGCCGGTATCGTGCAATTGGTGGAGATGGTGGTAGAACGTTTCAGCCCGTCGCTGTACGCTTCACTGGGTATCTTCCTGCCGTTGATTGCCGTTAACTGTGCCATCATGGGTGCTTCTCTGTTCATGCAGCAACGCATCAACCTCGGTCCGAGCGATCCGAAATACATCGGCGGCATTGCAGATGCTCTTGCCTATGCATTAGGTTCGGGTATCGGCTGGTTGCTGGCTATCGTCGGCTTGGCTGCTATCCGTGAGAAAATGGCTTACTCTGACGTGCCTGCTCCGTTGAAGGGCTTGGGTATCACGTTTATCACTGTAGGTCTGATGGCAATCGCATTTATGTGTTTCTCTGGTTTGAACATCTAA
- a CDS encoding NADH:ubiquinone reductase (Na(+)-transporting) subunit D produces MGQLFSKKNKEVFSAPLGIDNPVTVQVLGICSALAVTAKLEPAIVMGLSVTVITAFANVVISLLRKTIPNRIRIIVQLVVVAALVTIVSEILKAFAYDVSVQLSVYVGLIITNCILMGRLEAFAMQNGPWESFLDGVGNGLGYAKILVIVAFFRELLGSGTLLGFNILNYEPIRNIGYVNNGLMLMPPMALIIVACIIWYQRARHKELQEESN; encoded by the coding sequence ATGGGACAACTGTTTTCAAAGAAGAATAAAGAAGTATTCTCTGCTCCGTTGGGAATAGATAATCCGGTGACCGTACAGGTGCTCGGTATCTGTTCTGCACTTGCTGTTACCGCAAAACTGGAGCCTGCTATCGTAATGGGACTTTCAGTGACGGTCATTACAGCGTTTGCCAATGTGGTTATCTCACTGTTGCGCAAGACCATCCCCAACCGTATCCGTATCATCGTTCAGTTGGTTGTGGTAGCTGCACTGGTAACTATCGTTAGCGAGATTCTGAAAGCGTTTGCTTATGATGTAAGTGTTCAGCTTTCTGTATATGTAGGTCTGATTATTACCAACTGTATCCTTATGGGACGCCTGGAAGCATTTGCCATGCAGAACGGTCCTTGGGAATCTTTCTTGGATGGTGTCGGTAATGGTCTGGGTTATGCCAAGATTCTGGTAATCGTGGCGTTCTTCCGCGAACTGCTCGGTTCGGGTACGTTGCTCGGTTTCAATATCTTGAACTATGAGCCTATCCGGAACATTGGATATGTGAACAACGGCTTGATGCTGATGCCGCCGATGGCGTTGATTATTGTAGCTTGTATCATCTGGTATCAACGTGCACGTCACAAAGAACTGCAAGAAGAAAGTAATTAA
- a CDS encoding Na(+)-translocating NADH-quinone reductase subunit C — MNTNSNSYTIIYASVMVIIVAFLLAFVSSSLKATQDKNVQLDTKKQILAALNIKNVEDADAEYKKYVKGDMLMNVDGTLTENTGDFATNYEKEAKEQQRLHVFVCEVDGQTKYVFPVYGAGLWGSIWGYVALNEDKDTVYGTYFSHASETPGLGAEIATDHFQNEFVGKKTLENGSITLGVVKNGKVEKPEYQVDGISGGTITSVGVDAMLKACLGSYMSFLTK, encoded by the coding sequence ATGAATACAAATAGTAATAGTTATACTATCATTTATGCTTCGGTAATGGTTATTATCGTAGCATTCCTGCTGGCATTCGTTAGTTCTTCGCTGAAAGCTACACAGGACAAGAATGTGCAGTTGGACACTAAAAAGCAGATTCTTGCTGCATTGAACATCAAGAACGTGGAAGATGCGGATGCTGAATATAAGAAATATGTAAAAGGTGATATGCTGATGAACGTAGACGGTACGCTGACTGAAAATACAGGCGATTTTGCTACCAACTACGAGAAAGAAGCGAAAGAACAACAACGTCTTCACGTATTCGTATGCGAAGTGGACGGTCAGACAAAATATGTGTTTCCGGTTTACGGTGCCGGTCTTTGGGGCTCTATCTGGGGATACGTTGCACTGAACGAAGATAAGGATACTGTATATGGTACTTACTTCTCTCATGCAAGTGAAACTCCGGGTCTGGGTGCGGAAATCGCAACCGACCATTTCCAGAATGAGTTCGTAGGTAAGAAGACACTGGAAAACGGTTCTATCACTTTGGGTGTCGTGAAGAACGGCAAGGTAGAGAAGCCTGAATATCAGGTGGACGGTATTTCGGGTGGTACAATCACCTCTGTTGGTGTGGATGCCATGCTGAAGGCTTGCCTGGGTAGTTACATGAGTTTTTTAACTAAATAA
- a CDS encoding NADH:ubiquinone reductase (Na(+)-transporting) subunit B: MKALRNYLDKIKPNFEEGGKFHAFQSVFDGFETFLFVPSKTAKTGTHIHDAIDSKRIMSIVVISLVPALLFGMYNVGYQHFHATNTTGSFIEMFAYGFLAVLPKIIVSYVVGLGIEFVVAQWKKEEIQEGFLVSGILIPMIVPVDCPLWILAVATAFSVIFAKEVFGGTGMNIFNVALITRAFLFFAYPTKMSGDAVWVSGDSIFGLGQSVDGLTVATPLGEAATTGAAPAFNMDMVTGLIPGSIGETSVIAILIGAVILLWTGIASWKTMISVFVGGAFMAWVFNAIGMENNAMANMPWYEHLVLGGFCFGAVFMATDPVTSARTERGKYIFGFLIGVMAIVIRVLNPGYPEGMMLAILLMNIFAPLIDYCVVQGNISRREKRAMSNQ; this comes from the coding sequence ATGAAAGCGTTAAGAAATTATCTCGATAAGATAAAGCCGAACTTTGAAGAAGGCGGCAAATTCCACGCATTCCAGTCGGTGTTCGACGGCTTCGAAACATTCCTGTTCGTGCCCAGCAAGACTGCGAAAACGGGAACGCATATACACGACGCGATTGACAGCAAACGCATCATGTCGATTGTGGTTATTTCGTTAGTACCGGCATTGCTGTTCGGTATGTACAATGTAGGTTACCAGCATTTTCACGCTACCAATACAACTGGTAGTTTTATTGAAATGTTCGCTTACGGATTCCTGGCAGTACTGCCTAAAATTATCGTATCTTATGTAGTAGGTCTCGGCATCGAGTTCGTCGTAGCACAATGGAAGAAAGAAGAGATTCAGGAAGGATTCCTCGTTTCGGGTATCTTGATTCCGATGATTGTTCCGGTAGACTGTCCGCTATGGATTCTTGCAGTAGCTACTGCATTCTCTGTAATCTTCGCTAAAGAGGTATTCGGCGGTACAGGTATGAACATCTTCAACGTTGCGTTGATTACTCGTGCATTCCTGTTCTTCGCATATCCGACCAAGATGTCCGGTGATGCCGTTTGGGTATCAGGCGACAGCATCTTCGGGCTGGGACAGTCGGTAGACGGGCTCACCGTTGCCACTCCACTGGGAGAAGCTGCTACGACTGGTGCTGCTCCTGCATTCAACATGGATATGGTGACGGGGCTTATTCCGGGTTCTATCGGTGAAACAAGTGTGATTGCCATCCTGATTGGTGCCGTTATCCTTTTGTGGACGGGCATTGCAAGCTGGAAGACAATGATTTCCGTATTTGTCGGTGGTGCATTCATGGCTTGGGTATTCAATGCCATCGGCATGGAAAACAACGCTATGGCTAACATGCCTTGGTACGAACACCTTGTTCTCGGTGGTTTCTGCTTCGGTGCAGTATTTATGGCTACCGACCCTGTCACTTCCGCACGTACGGAAAGGGGTAAATACATCTTCGGATTCCTGATTGGTGTGATGGCTATCGTCATCCGCGTACTGAACCCGGGTTATCCTGAAGGTATGATGCTTGCCATCCTGCTGATGAACATCTTCGCTCCGCTGATTGACTACTGTGTAGTACAGGGTAATATCAGCCGTCGCGAGAAACGCGCTATGTCTAACCAATAA
- a CDS encoding C1 family peptidase, whose amino-acid sequence MNKRILSVFVFCAFYYSAQAQSAKGGISDDMMQQIKQSYQNTPSDKAIRNAIGSNDIRKLALNQDNLKGMDTHFSIKVDSKGITNQKSSGRCWLFTGLNVMRAKAIARHNLSSFEFSQTYPFFFDQLEKANLFLQGIIDTSDKPMDDKMVEWLFRHPLSDGGTFTGVADIVSKYGLVPKDVMPETNSSENTSRMASLISLKLREQGLQLRDLAAKGAKPAVLEKTKTEMLGTIYRMLVLNLGVPPTEFTWTEYNAQGKPVSTETYTPLSFLKKYGDENLLGNYVMLMNDPSRDYYKSYEIDYDRHRYDGKNWTYVNLPIEDIKEMAIASLKDSTMMYFSCDVGKFLNSDRGLLDVKNYDYEALMGTTFGMNKKQRIQSFASGSSHAMTLMAVDLDKNGNPTKWMVENSWGAGSGYQGHLIMTDEWFNEYMFRLVIETKYATKKVSEVLKQKPVRLPAWDPMFAE is encoded by the coding sequence ATGAATAAACGAATATTATCAGTTTTTGTTTTCTGTGCTTTTTATTATTCTGCACAAGCGCAGAGTGCAAAAGGAGGCATCAGCGACGACATGATGCAACAAATCAAACAGAGTTACCAGAATACTCCAAGTGACAAGGCTATCCGCAACGCCATCGGCAGCAACGATATCCGCAAACTAGCCCTCAACCAGGACAACCTGAAAGGAATGGACACGCACTTCTCCATCAAAGTGGACTCCAAAGGTATCACCAACCAGAAATCTTCCGGACGTTGCTGGCTCTTCACCGGTCTGAACGTGATGCGTGCCAAGGCCATTGCCCGCCACAACCTCAGCTCATTCGAGTTTTCGCAAACTTACCCTTTCTTCTTCGACCAACTGGAGAAGGCGAACCTTTTCCTGCAAGGCATCATCGACACCAGCGACAAACCGATGGATGACAAAATGGTGGAATGGCTCTTTCGTCATCCCTTGAGTGACGGTGGAACGTTCACCGGTGTAGCCGACATCGTAAGCAAATACGGACTTGTCCCCAAAGACGTGATGCCCGAAACGAACAGCAGCGAAAACACGTCCCGCATGGCAAGCCTAATCTCCCTGAAACTCCGCGAACAGGGGCTTCAACTCCGTGACCTCGCCGCCAAAGGTGCGAAACCGGCAGTTCTCGAAAAAACGAAAACCGAAATGCTCGGAACCATCTACCGCATGCTGGTCTTGAATCTGGGCGTTCCCCCCACCGAATTCACCTGGACGGAATACAACGCCCAAGGCAAACCTGTATCCACCGAAACTTACACCCCGCTTTCTTTCCTGAAAAAGTACGGCGACGAAAACCTGCTCGGCAACTACGTCATGCTCATGAATGACCCCAGCCGCGACTACTACAAATCTTACGAGATAGACTATGACCGCCACCGCTACGACGGCAAGAACTGGACTTACGTCAATCTTCCCATCGAGGACATCAAGGAAATGGCAATAGCTTCTCTCAAAGACAGCACCATGATGTACTTCTCCTGCGACGTAGGCAAATTCCTCAATTCCGACCGTGGTCTGCTGGATGTTAAGAACTACGATTACGAAGCCCTCATGGGGACAACCTTCGGCATGAACAAGAAGCAACGCATCCAAAGCTTCGCCAGCGGCTCAAGCCACGCCATGACGCTCATGGCAGTAGACCTCGACAAGAACGGAAACCCAACCAAATGGATGGTTGAAAATAGTTGGGGAGCCGGCTCCGGTTATCAAGGGCATCTCATCATGACCGACGAGTGGTTCAACGAATACATGTTCCGCCTGGTGATAGAAACCAAGTATGCAACGAAAAAAGTATCTGAAGTCCTAAAACAGAAGCCTGTCCGGCTTCCTGCTTGGGACCCTATGTTTGCTGAATGA
- a CDS encoding BamA/TamA family outer membrane protein yields MKKYIIGVLMMFASINIMSATADSTAISLSDTVPALSKREVRRQRVANRNLHYNILGGPSYTPDFGLLVGGSALMTFRMNPSDTTQRRSVVPMSIALMFKGGLNLMTKPQLFFKGDRFRIFGTFSYKNTIENFYGIGYSTNKDYPRGEDTSEYRYSGIQVNPWFLFRLGKSDFFAGPQVDLNYDKITKPAEGMVHQPSYIAAGGTEHGYKNFSSGLGFLLTYDTRDIPANAYRGMYLDFRGMMYSKAFGGDDNFYRLEIDYRQYKTVGKRKVIAWTMQTKNVFGDVPLTKYALSGTPFDLRGYYMGQFRDKSSHVMMAEYRQMINTDKSTWVKKMLNHVGYVAWGGCGFMGPTPGKIEGVLPNLGVGLRIEVQPRMNIRLDLGRDMVNKQNLFYFNMTEAF; encoded by the coding sequence ATGAAGAAATATATAATAGGTGTATTGATGATGTTTGCATCCATCAATATTATGTCGGCTACCGCCGACAGCACAGCAATCTCTTTGTCGGATACCGTCCCCGCCCTCTCCAAACGTGAGGTGCGCCGCCAACGTGTGGCGAATCGAAATCTTCACTATAATATATTAGGTGGTCCCAGCTATACGCCTGACTTCGGTCTGCTAGTGGGCGGTAGCGCGTTGATGACGTTCCGGATGAATCCGAGCGATACCACCCAGCGACGTTCGGTGGTGCCGATGTCTATCGCGCTGATGTTTAAGGGCGGATTGAACCTGATGACAAAACCCCAACTGTTTTTCAAAGGCGACCGTTTCCGTATTTTCGGGACATTCTCCTATAAAAACACGATTGAGAATTTCTACGGTATCGGATACAGTACCAATAAAGACTATCCCCGTGGAGAAGATACCAGCGAATATCGTTACAGCGGCATCCAAGTAAATCCGTGGTTCCTTTTCCGTCTGGGCAAAAGCGACTTCTTTGCAGGGCCACAGGTGGATTTGAATTATGATAAAATCACCAAACCGGCAGAGGGAATGGTTCATCAGCCATCCTATATCGCGGCAGGCGGAACAGAGCATGGGTATAAGAATTTCAGTTCGGGGCTCGGCTTCCTGCTGACCTATGACACACGTGACATTCCCGCCAATGCATACCGTGGAATGTATCTCGATTTTCGCGGGATGATGTATAGCAAAGCGTTCGGTGGTGATGACAATTTTTACCGTCTGGAGATTGATTACCGCCAATACAAGACTGTCGGAAAACGCAAGGTTATCGCTTGGACGATGCAGACGAAAAATGTATTTGGAGATGTGCCGCTGACGAAATACGCGCTTAGCGGAACACCTTTCGACCTCCGCGGATATTACATGGGACAGTTTCGCGACAAGTCATCACATGTAATGATGGCAGAATACCGTCAGATGATAAATACGGACAAAAGCACATGGGTGAAGAAGATGCTCAATCATGTAGGTTATGTGGCTTGGGGCGGATGCGGCTTCATGGGCCCTACTCCGGGCAAGATAGAAGGCGTTCTTCCCAATCTCGGCGTAGGCTTGCGCATTGAGGTACAGCCCCGTATGAATATACGTCTCGATCTCGGAAGAGATATGGTGAACAAACAGAATCTGTTCTATTTCAATATGACGGAAGCGTTCTGA